In the Molothrus aeneus isolate 106 chromosome 28, BPBGC_Maene_1.0, whole genome shotgun sequence genome, one interval contains:
- the ATXN7L3 gene encoding ataxin-7-like protein 3, giving the protein MKMEDMSLSGLDNSKLEAIAHEIYTELVEDACLGLCFEVHRAVKCGYFFLDDTDPDSMKDFEIVDQPGVDIFGQVYNQWKNKECVCPNCSRSIAASRFAPHLEKCLGMGRNSSRIANRRIASSNNLNKSESDQEDNDDINDNDWSYGSEKKAKKRKSDKNPNSPRRSKSLKHKNGEIGGNPDPFKYSNSAGINYETLGPEELRTLLTTQCGVISEHTKKMCTRSLRCPQHTDEQRRAVRVYLLGPSASLPEAEGGVENDSFEVAESQALMSRLQWDGSSDISPSDSASSKASTNNSESRKTKKKKPHLGLVSGAPGLGSSKKKKPKPPAPHTPSIYDDINN; this is encoded by the exons ATGAAAATGGAGGATATGTCTTTGTCTGGCCTGGATAACAGCAAACTGGAG GCCATCGCACACGAGATCTACACGGAGCTGGTGGAGGAtgcctgcctggggctgtgctttgAGGTGCACCGGGCTGTCAAGTGTGGGTACTTCTTCCTGGATGACACGGACCCCGACAGCATGAAGGACTTTG AGATCGTGGACCAGCCAGGCGTGGACATCTTCGGGCAGGTGTACAACCAGTGGAAGAACAAGGAGTGCGTGTGCCCCAACTGCAGCCGCAGCATCGCCGCCTCGCGCTTCGCCCCGCACCTGGAGAAGTGCCTGGGCATGGGCCGCAACAGCAGCCGCATCGCCAACCGCag GATCGCGAGCAGCAACAACCTGAACAAGTCAGAGAGTGACCAGGAGGACAACGATGACATCAATGACAATGATTGGTCCTATGGCTCTGAGAAGAaag CAAAGAAGAGGAAGTCGGATAAG AACCCCAACTCGCCCCGCAGGTCCAAGTCCCTGAAACACAAAAATG gcGAGATCGGCGGGAACCCCGACCCCTTCAAG TACAGCAACTCAGCTGGCATCAACTACGAGACGCTGGGCCCCGAGGAGCTGCGCACGCTGCTCACCACG caaTGCGGGGTCATCTCCGAACACACCAAGAAGATGTGCACCAG GTCCCTGCGGTGTCCCCAGCACACGGATGAGCAGCGCAGGGCAGTCCGGGTTTACCTCCTCGGGCCCTCCGC GTCCCTGCCCGAGGCCGAGGGCGGCGTGGAGAACGACAGCTTCGAGGTGGCCGAGAGCCAAGCCCTGATGAGCCGCCTGCAGTGGGACGGCTCCTCCGACATCTCCCCCTCTGACTCGGCCTCCTCCAAAGCCA GTACAAACAACTCCGAGTCCCGCAAGACCAAGAAGAAGAAGCCACACCTGGGGCTGGTGAGCGGCGCCCCAGGGCTCGGCTCCAGCAAGAAGAAGAAGCCCAAGCCCCCCGCCCCCCACACCCCCAGCATCTACGACGACATCAACAACTGA
- the LOC136567179 gene encoding basic proline-rich protein-like, with translation MVARGCRGGSQRRVSVSAGRGTGTVPAPPGSPAGPSASRRHPKIGVWGRHPRGPRGGTDPTAGAHGTGAAGSAEPGAVQRGPPGPPGRAAEPPPCRRTGPPTLREPRARRAPRAHGDPPPLHRARPMAPGPPPEPTPPSRTAPPEPRRDRSLQGPAEPQRDPPMAAGPPKLRGSPELHEGSPGCRTPPLHGRASPSSRTGTPECTGAPHPHRIAPGPQCSPPDLQRAPPPEPLPEHTGTPPPPLPRCARAPLQPRTRAGLPPLQSPQTRTGVPMRPPRSARTPPIPAPNRTGPPGSQPPRRRTEPPRSRAGVPDPAEPPPARVPAPMRPPRCRPGAPPVPPVPGVPPVPPGARPATPPPPPPSSPRGPARPDNNIR, from the exons ATGGTGGCCCGCGGGTGCCGGGGGGGCTCGCAGAGGCGCGTGTCCGTCAGCGCCGGCCGGGGCACCGGGACTGTGCCCGCGCCGCCCGGGAGCCCTGCGGGACCAAGCGCCT CGAGGCGTCACCCCAAGATCGGGGTCTGGGGGCGTCACCCGCGAGGGCCACGCGGCGGGACGGACCCCACGGCGGGGGCACACGGCACTGGCGCCGCCGGCAGCGCCGAGCCCGGCGCGGTGCAGCggggcccccccggcccccccggccgcgctgcggagccgccgccgTGCCGGCGCACGGGCCCCCCGACACTGCGGGAGCCCCGAGCCCGCAGGGCCCCCCGAGCGCACGGGGACCCCCCCCCGCTGCACCGTGCACGGCCCATGGCACCGGGACCCCCACCTGAACCGACCCCCCCGAGCCGCACCGCGCCCCCCGAGCCGCGCCGGGACCGCTCATTGCAGGGCCCCGCCGAACCGCAGCGGGACCCCCCGATGGCAGCGGGACCCCCGAAACTGCGGGGCTCCCCCGAACTGCACGAGGGCTCTCCGGGCTGCAGGACCCCCCCGTTGCATGGGCGCGCTTCCCCCTCGAGCCGCACCGGGACCCCGGAATGCACAGGAGCCCCCCACCCGCACCGGATCGCACCGGGACCCCAGTGCAGCCCCCCCGACCTGCAGCGGGCCCCCCCACCGGAGCCCCTCCCCGAGCACACCGGGACCCCACCGCCCCCCCTCCCGCGCTGCGCCCGGGCCCCGCTGCAGCCCCGGACCCGCGCAGGGCTCCCCCCGCTGCAGTCCCCCCAAACCCGCACGGGGGTCCCCATGCGGCCCCCCCGCTCCGCACG AACCCCCCCCATCCCCGCTCCGAACCGCACCGGACCTCCGGGATCGCAGCCCCCCCGCCGCCGCACGGAGCCCCCCCGGAGCCGCGCGGGGGTCCCGGATCCCGCGGAGCCCCCCCCGGCGCGGGTCCCCGCCCCGATGCGGCCGCCCCGGTGCCGCCCCGGTGCCCCCCCGGTGCCGCCCGTACCTGGGGTCCCCCCGGTGCCGCCCGGCGCGCGCCCCGCCACccccccgcctcctcctccatcttcgccgcgcggccccgcccgccccgaCAACAACATTCGGTGA
- the HROB gene encoding homologous recombination OB-fold protein, which yields MSCHFQKLFGTDGELEDEDFLSAVEDAENQFVTLGHSSASVVPVPPSDPHPSEPHPSKAHPSKAPILRPLAGQGEHPVGFQGPPSRGAAPQDELDNDLFLAACRELEGPEVPVGAGTAPAPPRRCEKPPWKCPGKENAQECGVPKKLRVGEELVPGSGGLQDRQAPLPSPKLVLRPSTAGACTPRPPPSMGEPGSSGGSIPAPGAPCLRPVQAPLAGSSSSVPWTPPAQSCPQPRLPPRPPSGSPSFLKPPVAPNAPGPPSAPVVTNHLVQLVTAASKAPQGPPRAPGRRESRRFPGPAGILPQQHSGKLLEEILVSAPQTPAHGAVAKPRAQALPSSPLPTEEDFGKGPWLAMKTELGLDERDPSCFLHTYSVVMVLRKAALKQLPKNKVPSMAVMIKTLTRSSAGAGAVFRDPTGEMQGTVHRLLLEQRQSELRAGSVLLLRQVGVFSPSHRNHYLNVTPTNLLRIFPPEPEGCSPRQVPAQAELAPDPRAEPTQGVPAPEHWGQSRTSGHSAEQHPGGFSLCPSSSDPSWEEPVRADGCDMDDLDGLLGELPEDFFSAPAQVDCG from the exons ATG TCCTGCCACTTCCAGAAGCTTTTTGGGACCGACGGGGAGCTGGAGGACGAG GATTTCCTCTCCGCTGTGGAGGATGCAGAGAACCAGTTTGTGACCCTCGGGCATTCCTCAGCCAGCGTCGTCCCGGTTCCTCCCAGTGACCCCCATCCCAGTGAACCCCATCCCAGTAAAGCCCATCCCAGTAAAGCCCCCATCCTCCGTCCCCTcgccgggcagggggagcatcCCGTGGGATTCCAGGGCCCCCCATCGCGGGGTGCAGCCCCCCAGGATGAGCTGGACAATGACCTtttcctggctgcctgcagggagctggagggtCCCGAGGTGCCCGtgggggctggcactgccccagcgCCCCCCAGGCGCTGCGAGAAGCCGCCATGGAAatgcccagggaaggagaacGCTCAGGAATGTGGGGTCCCCAAAAAGCTCAgggtgggagaggagctggtgcCCGGCTCcggggggctgcaggacaggcaggcCCCCCTCCCCAGTCCCAAACTGGTGCTGCGGCCCAGCACGGCCGGTGCctgcacccccagacccccccctTCCATGGGAGAGCCGGGAAGCTCCGgaggctccatccctgctccggGGGCTCCGTGCCTGAGGCCTGTCCAAGCACCCctagcagggagcagctcctcgGTGCCCTGGAcccccccagcacagagctgcccccagccccggctgccccccagacccccctcAGGCTCCCCCAGCTTCCTGAAGCCCCCAGTGGCTCCCAACGCTCCCGGCCCCCCTAGCGCCCCCGTGGTCACCAACCACCTGGTgcagctggtgacagcagccagcaaagccccccagggacccccccgagcccccgggCGCAGGGAGAGCCGGCGCTTCCCAGGGCCTGCCGGGATCCTGCCCCAGCAG CactctgggaagctgctggaggagatCCTGGTGTCTGCTCCCCAGACTCCTGCTCACGGGGCCGTGGCAAAGCCGCGGGCTCAG gcactgcccagctccccGCTGCCCACTGAGGAGGATTTCGGGAAGGGGCCCTGGCTGGCCATGAAAAcggagctggggctggatgaGAGGGaccccagctgcttcctccacACCTACAGTGTGGTCATGGTGCTCCGCAAG GCAGCCCTGAAGCAGCTCCCAAAAAACAAGGTCCCCAGCATGGCTGTGATGATCAAAACCCTGACCAGGAGCAGCGCTGGTGCTGGTGCCGTGTTCCGGGACCCCACAG GGGAGATGCAGGGCACCGTGCAccggctgctgctggagcagaggcagagcgAGCTCCGGGCCGGCTCCgtgctgctcctgaggcag GTCGGGGTTTTCTCCCCCTCCCACCGCAACCACTACCTCAACGTGACCCCCACCAACCTCCTGAGGATCTTCCCACCTGAGCCCGAGGGCTGCTCCCCCCGGCAG gtccctgcccaggctgagctggcccCAGACCCCCGTGCAGAGCCCacccagggtgtccctgctcctgagcactggggacagtcgAGGACAAGTGGacacagtgcagagcagcatcctgggggcttctccctgtgcccatcGAGCTCTGATCCCAGCTGGGAAGAGCCGGTGCGAGCTGATGGATGTGACATGG atgACCTGGACGGGCTCCTGGGAGAGCTGCCTGAGGATTTCttctcagccccagctcaggtTGACtgtggctga
- the TMUB2 gene encoding transmembrane and ubiquitin-like domain-containing protein 2, whose product MEPPAAPLIPGVGDEVTLVAGVAVLALALVLAWLSTYVAEGSGQLLGTGDAAVIRLGPLPPYAGTAGAAEAPEPPGSPESAEEKAEEEGGAAARADSGSGPGPGREQLPDAEPGAPGAGDACPGLIKIRLKFLNDTEEVAVARPEDTVGILKSKYFPGQESQMKLIYRGQLLQDQARTLRSLRITDNCVIHCHRSRGTGAATPALPEPGPAGPAAPALPLGGGTLMVPTVMVVLALGWYFRINYRQLFTAPATVSLIGVTVLVTFLAFGVYGQAG is encoded by the exons ATGGAGCCCCCGGCCGCCCCGCTCATCCCGGGGGTGGGGGACGAGGTGACGCTGGTGGCCGGGGTGGCCGTGCTGGCGCTGGCTCTGGTGCTGGCCTGGCTGTCCACGTACGTGGCCGAGGGCAgcgggcagctcctgggcaccgGGGACGCGGCCGTCATCCGCCTCGGGCCCCTCCCGCCCTACGCGGGAACCGCGGGGGCGGCCGAggccccggagccccccgggagCCCCGAGAGCGCGGAGGAGAAAGcggaggaggaagggggggcggcggcgcgggcggacagcgggagcggccccggtCCTGGGCGGGAGCAGCTGCCGGACGCCGAgcccggagcccccggggcGGGGGACGCGTGCCCCGGCCTCATCAAGATCCGCCTCAAGTTCCTCAACGACACCGAGGAGGTGGCGGTGGCCCGGCCCGAGGACACCGTGGGGATTCTCAAGAG CAAATACTTCCCGGGCCAGGAGAGCCAGATGAAGCTCATCTACCgcgggcagctgctgcaggaccagGCACGGACGCTGCGCTCGCTCCGCATCACCGACAACTGTGTCATCCACTGCCACCGCTCCCGGGGGACCGGCGCGGCCACCCCCGCCCtgcccgagcccggccccgccggccccgcggccccggcgctgccgctgGGCGGGGGGACGCTCATGGTGCCCACGGTGATGGTGGTGCTGGCGCTGGGCTGGTATTTCCGCATCAATTACCGGCAGCTCTTCACGGCCCCGGCCACCGTGTCCCTGATCGGTGTCACCGTGCTGGTCACCTTCCTGGCCTTCGGGGTGTACGGACAGGCGGGGTGA
- the ASB16 gene encoding ankyrin repeat and SOCS box protein 16 has translation MAHESFAFSPSALRSLRLQRELLERDDRRRALARGSAERRLLPGTPRQPPSPPRRRQFCRDPAVHNALYAGDLRRVQSIFRDEATANVVLETVSEELVWSPEQGLWVLSPRRQHTSALRIAAARGYEDCARHLLLRGAAVDAVVGGRAPLHDSAAAPHPNCARLLLAFGADPNVLSADGSAPLHLCTAPHSLRCAELLLAHGAQVNLGTRDRQVTALHVAARQGLVAHVELYLHHGADPSLRTHQGETPLNAAAAAAERPEDAERFLSVAERLLEAGAEPGAAGRKGHTPLHNACANGHPAMARLLLRHGADATVPNGAGDTPMDCALRAVREYRQQRPEETLALLLDHGALPAHPKMLRLCCQHPPALEVMLNAYDRMPPADGWVEAVPPELWEEHQEFYASAVRMAGRPRRLQHLARVAIRRHLGARCRAAVPRLALPPPLRRYLQLPIEGLIS, from the exons ATGGCCCACGAGTCGTTCGCCTTCAGCCCCTCGGCGCTGCGCTCGCTGCGGCTGCAgcgggagctgctggagcgGGACGATCGGCGCCGGGCGCTGGCCCGGGGCTCGGCCGAGCGCCGCCTCCTGCCCGGgaccccccggcagcccccgagccccccccggCGGCGCCAGTTCTGCCGCGACCCCGCCGTGCACAACGCGCTCTACGCCGGGGACCTGCGCCGCGTCCAGAGCATCTTCAGGGACGAGGCCACCGCCAATGTGGTGCTGGAGACGGTCAGCGAGGAGCTGGTGTGGTCACCGGAGCAGG ggctctgggtgctgaGCCCCCGCCGCCAGCACACCTCCGCCCTGCGCATCGCTGCTGCCCGCGGCTACGAGGACTGTGCCCGGCACCTGCTGCTGCGGGGGGCGGCCGTGGATGCTGTGGTGGGGGGCAGAGCCCCCCTGCACGACAGCGCGGCCGCCCCCCACCCCAACTGCGCCCGCCTGCTCCTGGCCTTCGGCGCCGACCCCAACGTGCTGAGCGCCGACGGCTCGGCCCCGCTGCACCTCTGCACCGCGCCCCACAGCCTCAG GTGTGcggagctgctgctggcgcACGGCGCGCAGGTGAACCTGGGCACCCGTGACCGGCAGGTGACAGCCCTGCACGTGGCGGCGCGCCAGGGGCTGGTGGCCCACGTGGAGCTGTACCTGCACCACGGCGCCGACCCCTCCCTGCGCACCCACCAGGGCGAGACCCCCCTGaacgcggcggcggcggcggccgagcGCCCCGAGGACGCCGAGCGCTTCCTGAGCGTGGCCGAGCGGCTGCTGGAGGCCGGCGCCGagcccggggccgcggggcgcAAGGGCCACACGCCGCTGCACAACGCCTGCGCCAACGGGCACCCCGCCATGGCCCGGCTGCTGCTGCGCCACGGCGCCGACGCCACCGTCCCCAACGGCGCCGGGGACACCCCCATGGACTGCGCCCTGCGTGCTGTGCGCGAGTACCGCCAGCAGCGCCCCGAGGAgaccctggccctgctgctggaccACGGCGCCCTCCCCGCGCACCCCAAG atgctcaggctgtgctgccagcacccgCCGGCGCTGGAGGTGATGCTCAACGCCTATGACCGCATGCCCCCCGCCGACGGCTGGGTGGAGGCCGTGCCCCCCGAGCTCTGGGAG GAGCACCAGGAGTTCTATGCCTCGGCCGTGCGCATGGCGGGACGGCCGCGGCgcctgcagcacctggcacGTGTGGCCATCCGGCGTCACCTGGGCGCCCGCTGCCGCgccgctgtccccaggctggcactgccacccccactGCGCCGCTACCTCCAGCTGCCCATCGAGGGTCTCATCTCCTGA